Proteins found in one Sorghum bicolor cultivar BTx623 chromosome 1, Sorghum_bicolor_NCBIv3, whole genome shotgun sequence genomic segment:
- the LOC8070505 gene encoding uncharacterized protein LOC8070505: protein MASSSGAAAADVGATAAITVERKPATARLLELGVRSWPKWGGPPGRYALSYGARQTCYIVRGKASATVEGSPESSSTAQFGAGDLVVFARGTRCTWHIVAAVDMHYAFDPS from the exons ATGGCTTCCAGCTCCGGCGCCGCGGCCGCGGACGTCGGCGCCACGGCCGCGATCACCGTCGAACGGAAGCCGGCGACGGCTCGCCTGTTGGAGCTCGGCGTCAGGTCTTGGCCCAA GTGGGGCGGTCCTCCGGGGAGGTACGCGCTGAGCTACGGAGCGCGGCAGACGTGCTACATCGTGAGGGGCAAGGCGAGCGCCACCGTGGAGGGCTCGCCGGAGAGCAGCAGCACCGCCCAGTTCGGCGCCGGCGACCTCGTCGTCTTCGCCAGGGGGACGCGGTGCACCTGGCACATCGTCGCTGCCGTCGACATGCACTACGCCTTCGATCCGTCCTAA
- the LOC8059262 gene encoding 60S ribosomal protein L21-2 yields MPAGHGLRSRTRDLFARPFRKKGYIPLTTYLRTYKIGDYVDVKVNGAVHKGMPHKFYHGRTGRVWNVTKRAIGVEINKQVNGRIIRKRIHVRVEHVQPSRCTEEFRLRKAKNDQLKADAKARGEVISTKRQPLGPKPGFMVEGATIETVTPIPYDVVNDLKGGY; encoded by the exons ATGCCGGCTGGCCACGGGCTGCGCTCGCGGACGCGCGACCTCTTCGCGCGCCCCTTCCGCAAGAAGGGCTACATCCCGCTCACCACCTACCTCCGCACCTACAAGATTGGCGACTACGTCGACGTCAAGGTGAACGGCGCCGTCCACAAGGGGATGCCGCACAAGTTCTACCACGGCCGCACCGGTCGCGTCTGGAACGTCACCAAGCGCGCCATCGGCGTCGAGATCAACAAGCAG GTTAATGGTCGCATCATCAGGAAGCGTATCCATGTCCGTGTGGAGCACGTGCAGCCGTCCCGCTGCACAGAAGAGTTCCGCCtgaggaaggcaaagaatgatcAGCTGAAGGCGGATGCCAAGGCACGTGGTGAGGTCATCAGCACCAAGAGGCAGCCATTGGGTCCGAAGCCTGGATTCATGGTTGAGGGCGCCACCATCGAGACCGTCACTCCCATCCCGTACGATGtggtcaatgatctcaagggaggATACTAG
- the LOC8070506 gene encoding beta-amylase 1, chloroplastic produces MAFNLAQCATAAASVAPRTPRPARSAVAASVSVSTRKAADGRLRLQRQASCEPSVAPSRSVFCRAAVSGKSAADRAASTRRRSGVPVFVMMPLDTVKKCGSALNRRKAVQASLSALKSAGVEGIMVDVWWGIAESDGPGRYNFAGYMELMEMARKAGLKVQAVMSFHQCGGNVGDSVNIPLPRWAVEEMEKDQDLCYTDQWGRRNYEYVSLGCDAMPVLKGRTPVECYTDFMRAFRDHFADYLGNTIVEIQVGMGPAGELRYPSYPESNGTWKFPGIGAFQCNDRHMRSSLKAAAEAAGKPEWGHGGPTDAGGYNNWPEDTLFFRADNGGWSTQYGDFFLSWYSQMLLEHGDRILSGATSVFGASSPVEVSVKVAGIHWHYGTRSHAPELTAGYYNTRHHDGYRPIADLLARHGAVLNFTCVEMRDHEQPQEAQCMPEHLVRQVGAAARAAGVGLAGENALPRYDGTAHDQVVATAAQRAAEDRMVAFTYLRMGPDLFHPDNWQRFAAFVRRMNGAGSCREAAEREAHGVAQATGSLVHEAAVALRS; encoded by the coding sequence ATGGCCTTCAACCTGGCTCAGTGCGCCACCGCTGCGGCGTCCGTCGCGCCCCGCACCCCTCGCCCTGCTAGGTCCGCGGTCGCGGCGTCCGTGTCTGTCTCCACAAGGAAGGCGGCGGACGGCAGGCTGCGGCTGCAGCGGCAGGCGAGCTGCGAGCCGTCGGTGGCGCCGTCGCGTTCGGTGTTCTGCCGGGCCGCGGTGTCGGGGAAGAGCGCGGCCGACCGGGCCGCCTCCACCAGGAGGAGGTCCGGCGTGCCGGTGTTCGTCATGATGCCGCTGGACACCGTGAAGAAGTGCGGCAGCGCGCTGAACCGCCGCAAGGCGGTGCAGGCGAGCCTGTCCGCGCTCAAGAGCGCGGGCGTGGAGGGCATCATGGTGGACGTGTGGTGGGGCATCGCCGAGAGCGACGGCCCCGGGAGGTACAACTTCGCGGGGTACATGGAGCTCATGGAGATGGCGCGCAAGGCCGGGCTCAAGGTGCAGGCCGTCATGTCCTTCCACCAGTGCGGCGGCAACGTCGGCGACTCCGTCAACATCCCGCTGCCGCGGTGGGCCGTGGAGGAGATGGAGAAGGACCAGGACCTCTGCTACACCGACCAGTGGGGCCGACGCAACTACGAGTACGTCTCCCTCGGCTGCGACGCCATGCCCGTCCTCAAGGGCCGCACCCCCGTCGAGTGCTACACCGACTTCATGCGCGCGTTCCgggaccacttcgccgactaCCTCGGCAACACCATCGTGGAAATCCAGGTCGGCATGGGCCCCGCCGGCGAGCTGCGCTACCCGTCGTACCCGGAGAGCAACGGCACCTGGAAGTTCCCCGGCATCGGCGCCTTCCAATGCAACGACAGGCACATGCGTAGCAGCCtgaaggcggcggcggaggcggccggCAAGCCGGAGTGGGGCCACGGTGGCCCCACGGACGCTGGCGGCTACAACAACTGGCCCGAGGACACCCTCTTCTTCCGCGCCGACAACGGCGGGTGGAGCACCCAGTACGGCGACTTCTTCCTGTCGTGGTACTCGCAGATGCTGCTGGAGCACGGCGACCGCATCCTGTCGGGCGCCACGTCCGTGTTCGGCGCGTCGTCGCCCGTGGAGGTGTCCGTGAAGGTGGCCGGCATCCACTGGCACTACGGCACCCGGTCGCACGCGCCGGAGCTGACCGCGGGGTACTACAACACGCGGCACCACGACGGGTACCGCCCCATCGCGGACCTCCTGGCCCGCCACGGCGCCGTGCTCAACTTCACCTGCGTGGAGATGCGGGACCACGAGCAGCCGCAGGAGGCGCAGTGCATGCCGGAGCACCTGGTCCGGCAGGTGGGCGCCGCGGCGCGCGCAGCGGGCGTGGGCCTCGCGGGCGAGAACGCGCTGCCCAGGTACGACGGCACGGCGCACGACCAGGTGGTAGCCACCGCCGCGCAGCGCGCCGCCGAGGACCGGATGGTGGCGTTCACGTACCTGCGCATGGGGCCCGACCTCTTCCACCCGGACAACTGGCAGCGGTTCGCCGCCTTCGTGCGCCGCATGAACGGCGCCGGGTCGTGCCGGGAGGCCGCGGAGCGGGAGGCGCACGGCGTCGCGCAGGCAACCGGGTCGCTGGTGCACGAGGCCGCCGTCGCGCTGCGGAGCTGA